TTATGGTTAATATTTTGCGAACCTATCTGATTTGCCTAAAGCTTGGAAAGCTCTGATTGTGATTGTTTATAAATTAACCCATCTATGAAGCCACGGCCTAATTGGGCCTTTGCTTTTTATCCAGCCAGCAAAGGGCTCTCGTCAAACCAATCAGTGAGTAACTTTGTTGACTGGGCTGGCCTTGCAGATCTTGCCATTCAAGATGAAGTCGGCTTCCAGCGATCAAGGCCGGGATCAGTTCCAAATTTGCACGAGATGTTCCAACCACATATTCATTGGCGACATTGTCCTCCAGATACCACCCCATGTCGTCGCCAGCCTCCAGCTTGGCCAGTTTCTTGCCATCAACAGCAAGCGCGAGTGGAGAATTTGGAGCTAGCATATGTTCGGCCATCACAAACTTCAGCTCATAATCCATACCGAAATGTGCTCGACCAATCCTCACATGATAGGCAATAGGGTTATCGGAACTGGCAACATAGATATTGGCCGAGCAATAGCCATCCTGTCGGCAAGCCCCCAGCCAATCACGAAAATAAGCACGATCTTCACTAAACTTGGTGGTGATCAGATCAGCTTTGGAGGCTTTGCAGTTTAATCCATGCGAGTTGGCCTGGGCTGCGTCAATCAAGGGAAAAGGGAGAATTGTCGCCAAAGCGAACAAAACGAACTTCTTGATAATCAGTTTTGAGAAATACATATCGTGGCCTCCAGGACCCAGACACTGCAAGGAAAGAGTGGCATAATCAAGTCACAGGGATAGCCTATTGATTGAATAGGACGGATTGCTACGTCCCGGGTATAGAAAATGCGTGGCACGGACGCGATATTTTGATTACAACTCTGACAATAGATTCTGAACGATTTGACTTTCCTGCACTGAAACCAGCGCGAGGGATGAAAACAAGGGCATTTCGTTGAGAATGTTTCATGTGCTGAAGAAGAGGTGCAAACAAAAATGCAACTCCGTGCGAACAACGTTCAGGAAGTGGGAACAAGGATGTCATCTTTGTTTGCAGTTGGCACTTGCATGAAAAAATATGCAATTGGATTTGCAATCGGATTTCTGCTCTACATGCCTTTGGCTCATGCGCAACAGGCTGAGCCAGCATTGGAAACTGAAACACCGCAAGTTACAAGTGGACCGGTTGCAAGCGTTGAAAGCGAAACTGCTTCGGACACCTGGAGCCAGGCACCATTTGCCAATTTCATAGATACCCGTACTCGTCAGACAGCACCAGATCCGAAATTGATTGAAAAAGGCTTGCGCATTTTGACCAGCGATGGTTTTGCGCCATTCAACAATGTTGATAAGGATGGGCGTCCAAGAGGATATCATGTGGATCTGACCAAATTGATCTGTGAAGACCTGAATATGGCCTGCACAATCAAGGTGGTGGATTTTGCAACCATTCCGGAATTGTTGACACAAGGTAAGGCCGATATTGCGGTGGCTGGCTTGACCAATCATCCAAGCATTCGTGAACAAGTTGGCTTCTCATTGCCCTATTTGCAGCGACCAGCTCGTTTTGTTGCGCGTCAAGGCGTTAGTCTTCGGATCAGTCCGACAGGTTTGGCTGGAAAACCGGTCGCTGTTGTGGGGCGCTCGGCCCATGAAGCTTATCTCAAAGCCTATTTTGCAGACGTGAAACCTATTGCTGTTGCGGATTTGGCCGATGCTCAAAAACTGCTCATGGAAGATAAAGTTGTGGCGATTTTTGCAGATGCCATGCATCTCGCACAGCTGATTACGCAGTCAAAGGGCGGGATTGGTTTTCGGGCGGAACCATATCTGGATCAACATTTTTTTGGTCAAGGTATGGCAATAGCATATCAGCGGCGTCAACGAGGGCTACGCGGTCTGCTGGACTATGCATTGGTGCGCTTGGCCAAGAAAGGCAATCTGGCCGAACTCTACGCCCGCTATTTCCCGCTTGATATCTATGCTCGCTACTAACGCTTAGCGATTTCGGAATGGCAGCAACATCGCCCAGCTAAACCGGCTTGGCTTGTCGCTTTGATAGTGAGACAGGCCAATTGTCATCTCCTCATGGCCTTTCTTGGGTTGCGCGATATAGGTTCCGAACCAACGATCCCAAACGGAGAGATTAAAACCATAATTGGAATTGGTTTCTTGAGGGATCACGGAATGATGCACGCGATGCATATCCGGTGTCACGATCAGGAGACGAAGCACCGCATCCAGTTTTGCCGAGAAACGCACATTGGCGTGGTTGAACAACGCAGCCCCGTTCAATATTGCTTCGAACAAAAAGACTGCCATCGCCGGAGTTCCAAGAACCAATATCCACGCCATTTTGTAAAAGAGCGAGAGCAGAATTTCGATGGGATGAAAGCGTAGTGCTGTCGAGACATCTATATCGCGATCCGCATGATGGACTTGATGCAATCGCCATAAAATCGGGATTTTATGGCTAAGCAGGTGCTGCAACCAGATGGCAAAATCCAGTATGATAAAGCCGACAAGGACCGCCAACCAATCGGGCAGGGCAAGCCAGTTTAGAAGCCCCCAATTGTTCGATGTCGCATAGAAGGCAACCGCCACCGGCAAAATCGGCATCACAAGGCGTATGATCACTGCATCTGCGACAATGATGCCCCAATTGGTCAACCATCGACGCGCGATTGGTTGGGTGCGTTTTTTCTTGGGCATGAGCCATTCTGCCAGCGCCATGACGACAAAGACACCGGCGAATGCACCTAAGCGCAAACTATTCTCGTCCAGTCCAAAAAGCATCAGTGTATCTTGCATGGCTTTGCTTTCGCTTCGGTTTGGTATATGGCTTGCGTCCAGATCATTTGAGATCGAGCGATTGCTCTATATTTACTTATTTGCAACTAACAGCAATTGGGCCAGAATGGCAAATCGCATCGACTGACAAAATCATCACTTTATAGTGACACAGACACAGACACAGACACAGGAACCAGTGGGCGCACTATTGCCTTTGTTGAAGTGCCCTATATGTTTCCAACTTTTGGAAGAATAACATGTCCGCAACTCCGACGCTGACGGCTGACAGTCCGTTTGATTTTCTCATCACCCAGCCGGAAGGTGAAGCCA
The sequence above is a segment of the Cohaesibacter gelatinilyticus genome. Coding sequences within it:
- a CDS encoding sterol desaturase family protein codes for the protein MMLFGLDENSLRLGAFAGVFVVMALAEWLMPKKKRTQPIARRWLTNWGIIVADAVIIRLVMPILPVAVAFYATSNNWGLLNWLALPDWLAVLVGFIILDFAIWLQHLLSHKIPILWRLHQVHHADRDIDVSTALRFHPIEILLSLFYKMAWILVLGTPAMAVFLFEAILNGAALFNHANVRFSAKLDAVLRLLIVTPDMHRVHHSVIPQETNSNYGFNLSVWDRWFGTYIAQPKKGHEEMTIGLSHYQSDKPSRFSWAMLLPFRNR
- a CDS encoding transporter substrate-binding domain-containing protein, whose protein sequence is MKKYAIGFAIGFLLYMPLAHAQQAEPALETETPQVTSGPVASVESETASDTWSQAPFANFIDTRTRQTAPDPKLIEKGLRILTSDGFAPFNNVDKDGRPRGYHVDLTKLICEDLNMACTIKVVDFATIPELLTQGKADIAVAGLTNHPSIREQVGFSLPYLQRPARFVARQGVSLRISPTGLAGKPVAVVGRSAHEAYLKAYFADVKPIAVADLADAQKLLMEDKVVAIFADAMHLAQLITQSKGGIGFRAEPYLDQHFFGQGMAIAYQRRQRGLRGLLDYALVRLAKKGNLAELYARYFPLDIYARY
- a CDS encoding DUF1176 domain-containing protein, whose translation is MYFSKLIIKKFVLFALATILPFPLIDAAQANSHGLNCKASKADLITTKFSEDRAYFRDWLGACRQDGYCSANIYVASSDNPIAYHVRIGRAHFGMDYELKFVMAEHMLAPNSPLALAVDGKKLAKLEAGDDMGWYLEDNVANEYVVGTSRANLELIPALIAGSRLHLEWQDLQGQPSQQSYSLIGLTRALCWLDKKQRPN